A DNA window from Candidatus Sulfidibacterium hydrothermale contains the following coding sequences:
- the hemG gene encoding protoporphyrinogen oxidase: MAKKKVAIIGAGITGLTTAFYLKKAGIPFHIFEKTARAGGVIETVQKNGFTYEKGPNSGVLANIETVEFFEELGDRCPPELAGNDANKRLIWKNGKWHPLPSGIIGGITTPLFTWKDKLRLLGEPFRKKGMNPNETLSEMVIRRMGQSFLDYAIDPFILGIYAGDPAYIVPKYALPKLYQLEQDYGSFIGGAIKKKRQKQTPEEKKVTRKIFSTEGGLQQLIETLVEIIDAENITYNCSPLSVQKVAQHHYVVTNENNKESFTHVVSTAGSEGLPVLFPFIEPRKWEPITRLKYAAVTEVAIGFKKWNGISLKAFGGLIPFKEKRNILGILFMSTLFKNRAPEGGALLTTFVGGMRRPDLALLKDDALYDLIMKELAITMKIKNTAPDLFEYTTHRRAIAQYGADSEERFKTIASLELQHQGLYLGGNIRDGIGLADRIKQAHFMAEDIILNEL; encoded by the coding sequence ATGGCAAAAAAAAAGGTAGCAATTATAGGAGCAGGAATTACGGGACTTACCACAGCCTTTTATTTAAAAAAAGCGGGAATTCCTTTTCATATTTTTGAAAAAACAGCCCGGGCAGGCGGAGTAATCGAAACCGTACAAAAAAATGGATTTACCTACGAAAAGGGGCCCAACAGCGGCGTACTCGCCAACATCGAAACCGTTGAATTTTTTGAAGAGCTTGGTGACCGCTGTCCGCCGGAGCTTGCCGGAAACGATGCCAACAAAAGACTGATCTGGAAAAATGGGAAATGGCATCCTTTGCCATCGGGAATTATCGGAGGAATAACAACGCCCCTGTTTACCTGGAAAGACAAACTGCGGCTGTTAGGAGAGCCTTTTCGCAAAAAAGGGATGAACCCTAACGAAACGCTGTCTGAAATGGTCATTCGCCGTATGGGACAAAGTTTTCTGGATTATGCCATCGATCCGTTCATTTTAGGAATTTATGCCGGCGATCCGGCTTACATCGTTCCTAAATATGCCCTGCCCAAACTCTACCAGCTGGAACAGGATTACGGCAGTTTTATCGGCGGGGCCATCAAGAAAAAACGTCAAAAACAAACTCCGGAAGAAAAAAAAGTTACCCGCAAGATCTTTTCCACAGAAGGCGGCCTGCAACAATTAATTGAAACCCTGGTCGAAATCATTGATGCAGAAAACATCACGTACAACTGCTCGCCACTTTCTGTTCAAAAGGTCGCACAGCATCATTATGTCGTTACAAACGAAAACAATAAAGAATCTTTCACCCATGTGGTCAGTACTGCGGGCAGTGAAGGGCTCCCCGTTTTATTTCCGTTTATCGAACCCCGGAAATGGGAACCCATAACCCGCCTGAAATATGCTGCAGTAACCGAAGTTGCCATCGGATTTAAAAAATGGAACGGAATTTCTTTAAAAGCTTTTGGCGGACTTATTCCTTTTAAAGAAAAGCGAAATATTCTCGGTATTTTGTTCATGTCTACTCTTTTCAAAAACCGGGCACCGGAAGGCGGAGCGCTCCTGACTACTTTTGTAGGTGGCATGCGGCGCCCGGATCTGGCTCTTCTGAAAGATGACGCACTGTACGACCTGATCATGAAAGAGTTGGCCATTACCATGAAAATAAAAAACACAGCGCCTGATCTTTTTGAATACACCACGCATCGCCGGGCCATTGCGCAATACGGAGCCGACTCGGAAGAACGTTTTAAAACCATTGCATCACTTGAATTACAACATCAGGGGCTTTATCTTGGCGGGAACATCCGCGACGGTATTGGACTGGCCGACCGAATTAAACAGGCCCATTTCATGGCTGAAGACATCATTTTAAATGAGCTGTAA
- a CDS encoding PAS domain S-box protein yields the protein MNRKLKILLLEDNASDVKLLKRALSRSFDAFTLKVIERKEEYLAELLQDYDIVISDFALPAFDGMEALKIKNKERPFMPFIITTGSTNEDTAVQCMKEGADDYIIKEHITRIGEAVKRAIALKKAEYDRQKAFETVQHLNRTLKAIRNINQLITREHDVQKLIQQACEMFTQEQSYRAAWIALFDEKGNLGKVNAYSGFSAKAFSPLAKGMLRGEWPACLKMASEEKGMVHILLSDTSKKDCPFARLKLSSSAFCEMLEYNNKKLGFITVSIPDDVEVNHEEKELFRQVASDLAYALFNLEVEKENRENALRQQVLYQIAHAAVLEGDLTSFLVKVYDIIKQVVDFDHAYIALYDEEHHQYTFPFKKGILSGFHMDALPDSRKGLIYYVRKKQKLIRVNNDQIRELVKKGEVEIIGPLSTSWMGVPLTHKNRFIGVLVLIHQTNLQAFSEKDEELMRFISNQLALFIERKEALKALRVSNKRYKTLMQQASDSILLCDMEGKIVEVNEKIEKSLGYASQEILSMNAFDLLPPSLAEIQKKKYWDYFSPGKIIKFETIFRRKDHSEFPVEISAGVVHIGDKDLVLAIARDISERKRTEERIQLLSLGVEQSPASIVITDKEGNIQYVNKKFTEVSGYSLDEVLGKNLRILKSGKMPDRIYTELWNTITAGEEWRGEMINRKKDQSLFWELVSISPVKNNDGEITHFIAVKEDITSRKEMEAELRKAKQKAEESNRLKSEFLANMSHEIRTPMNGIIGFASLLEDEDLTAESRKNYVQIIQNSTRQLLHIIDEILEVSRLQTRQVEKSSAEVNINELLMSCFSEFDRVAKEKSLSIYLKKGLPDEVALVYIDGGKLHKVIHHLVENALKFTQEGYIELGYRLKGKDRLEFFVKDTGIGIGSNAREMIFDEFSQEDKRLSRLSGGLGLGLSIVKGYVDLLGGTIRIESEKGKGSVFYVEIPYVPVHPEKLNLLPEPSSDTAAVTVLVAEDEEVNYQYLEILLRKFNPDIVVQHAVTGEDAVKACRDNPDISLVLMDLKMPGMNGLEATRKIKAQNPNIIIVAQTAYTAPENQQEAKKAGCDSFLRKPTRKANLFKVLNKYLTTRKR from the coding sequence ATGAACCGGAAACTAAAAATATTGTTACTTGAAGATAATGCCTCGGATGTAAAATTATTGAAAAGAGCATTATCGAGAAGTTTTGATGCCTTTACCCTGAAAGTTATTGAGCGGAAAGAAGAGTATCTGGCTGAATTGCTTCAGGATTATGATATTGTGATTTCCGACTTTGCTCTTCCTGCTTTTGATGGGATGGAAGCCCTGAAAATTAAAAATAAGGAAAGGCCCTTTATGCCTTTTATTATTACTACCGGTTCCACTAACGAAGATACGGCTGTGCAATGTATGAAAGAAGGGGCCGACGATTATATTATCAAAGAGCATATTACCCGTATTGGGGAAGCCGTAAAACGGGCTATCGCCCTTAAAAAAGCGGAATATGACCGGCAAAAAGCTTTTGAAACGGTGCAACATCTTAACCGGACTTTAAAAGCAATTCGAAACATTAATCAGCTGATAACCCGTGAGCATGATGTGCAAAAGCTGATTCAGCAAGCATGTGAAATGTTTACACAGGAACAGAGTTACCGCGCAGCCTGGATCGCTCTGTTTGACGAAAAAGGAAATCTGGGAAAGGTAAATGCTTATTCCGGTTTTTCAGCAAAAGCTTTTTCTCCGCTTGCCAAAGGAATGCTCCGGGGTGAATGGCCTGCGTGTTTGAAAATGGCATCGGAAGAGAAAGGAATGGTACATATTCTCCTTTCGGATACATCAAAAAAAGACTGCCCTTTTGCCCGCCTGAAGTTGTCTTCTTCTGCTTTTTGTGAGATGCTGGAGTACAATAACAAAAAGCTGGGATTTATCACCGTAAGTATTCCGGATGATGTGGAGGTGAATCACGAAGAAAAAGAGCTTTTCCGGCAGGTGGCCAGTGATTTGGCTTATGCCTTGTTTAATTTGGAAGTGGAGAAAGAAAACCGTGAAAATGCTCTCCGGCAGCAGGTTTTGTATCAGATTGCCCATGCTGCCGTGCTGGAAGGCGATTTGACCAGTTTTCTTGTTAAGGTTTATGATATTATCAAGCAGGTTGTCGATTTCGATCATGCATATATTGCCCTTTATGATGAAGAACATCATCAATACACTTTTCCTTTTAAAAAGGGTATTCTCTCGGGATTTCATATGGATGCTTTGCCTGATTCCCGGAAAGGATTAATTTATTATGTCCGTAAAAAACAAAAATTGATCCGTGTTAACAACGATCAAATCAGGGAGTTGGTCAAAAAAGGAGAAGTGGAGATCATCGGTCCTTTATCTACCTCCTGGATGGGGGTTCCGCTTACCCATAAAAACCGGTTTATTGGGGTGTTGGTGCTTATTCATCAGACTAATCTTCAGGCTTTTTCTGAAAAAGATGAAGAGTTGATGCGGTTCATTTCCAATCAACTGGCATTGTTTATCGAACGAAAAGAAGCCTTAAAAGCTTTGAGGGTAAGCAATAAACGGTATAAAACCCTGATGCAACAAGCCAGCGATTCCATCTTGTTGTGCGATATGGAAGGAAAAATAGTGGAGGTAAACGAAAAAATAGAAAAAAGTTTGGGATATGCTTCGCAGGAAATCCTGTCCATGAATGCTTTTGATCTATTGCCGCCATCTTTAGCTGAAATACAAAAGAAAAAGTACTGGGATTATTTTTCTCCGGGGAAAATCATAAAATTTGAAACGATCTTTCGCCGGAAAGACCATTCTGAGTTTCCGGTGGAAATTAGTGCCGGGGTGGTACATATTGGCGATAAGGACTTGGTGCTGGCCATTGCCCGCGATATCAGCGAACGTAAAAGAACGGAAGAAAGAATCCAGTTGCTCTCGCTGGGGGTGGAACAGAGCCCGGCTTCCATTGTAATTACTGACAAGGAAGGGAATATTCAGTATGTGAATAAGAAATTTACTGAAGTAAGCGGTTATTCTTTGGATGAGGTACTGGGGAAAAACCTGCGGATTTTAAAATCCGGTAAAATGCCCGACCGGATTTATACGGAATTGTGGAATACCATTACCGCAGGTGAAGAGTGGCGTGGCGAGATGATCAACCGAAAGAAAGACCAAAGTCTGTTTTGGGAGCTGGTCAGTATTTCTCCGGTGAAAAATAATGATGGAGAAATTACGCATTTTATTGCGGTGAAAGAAGATATCACCTCGCGTAAAGAGATGGAAGCTGAACTGCGGAAAGCCAAACAGAAAGCAGAGGAGAGCAACCGGCTGAAAAGTGAATTTTTGGCCAATATGAGCCATGAGATCCGTACACCCATGAACGGAATTATCGGGTTTGCTTCTTTGCTGGAAGATGAAGACCTGACTGCAGAATCACGCAAAAACTACGTGCAGATTATTCAAAACAGTACCCGGCAGTTGCTTCATATTATTGATGAGATTTTGGAAGTGTCACGATTGCAGACCCGTCAGGTGGAGAAATCCAGTGCCGAAGTCAATATCAATGAATTGCTCATGAGTTGTTTCTCTGAGTTTGACCGGGTAGCCAAAGAAAAATCATTATCGATTTATCTGAAAAAAGGATTGCCTGACGAAGTGGCATTGGTTTATATAGATGGCGGAAAGTTACATAAGGTCATTCATCATCTGGTGGAAAATGCACTGAAGTTTACCCAGGAAGGTTATATAGAACTGGGCTATCGGTTGAAAGGAAAAGACCGGCTTGAATTTTTTGTGAAAGATACCGGAATCGGTATTGGAAGCAACGCCCGTGAGATGATCTTTGATGAATTTTCGCAGGAAGACAAACGGCTTTCGCGTTTGTCTGGCGGACTTGGCCTGGGGCTTTCTATTGTAAAGGGGTACGTTGATCTGCTGGGAGGAACGATTCGCATTGAGTCGGAAAAAGGAAAAGGTTCGGTGTTTTATGTGGAGATCCCGTATGTTCCTGTACATCCTGAAAAATTGAATTTGTTACCGGAACCTTCTTCCGATACGGCAGCCGTTACCGTGCTGGTGGCAGAAGATGAAGAAGTAAATTACCAGTATCTCGAGATTTTGCTCAGAAAATTTAATCCGGATATTGTTGTGCAACATGCCGTTACCGGTGAGGATGCTGTAAAAGCGTGCCGTGACAATCCGGATATCAGTTTGGTATTAATGGATTTGAAAATGCCGGGAATGAACGGGTTGGAAGCGACACGGAAAATCAAAGCCCAGAATCCGAATATCATCATTGTTGCCCAAACGGCTTATACTGCACCAGAAAATCAGCAAGAAGCAAAAAAAGCGGGCTGCGATTCTTTTTTACGAAAACCAACCCGTAAAGCTAACCTGTTCAAGGTGTTGAATAAATACCTGACAACCAGAAAACGATAG
- a CDS encoding PAS domain S-box protein: MSNGKNTQADYRNLYEKEKAANERLLNQLFYENRTTMLLLTPDGDIVDANRSAEKFYGFRRDILKTKRLQDIDVFSSEKVTEALQQAVKQQEHHFYTRHQLSNGQVRDVELYSGVLDREDKRLLFVTVFDVTEKVKAQKELKRNLERYRKVFDVSPDVVAISRLSDGRYIEVNDRFEEVSGYSRKEVIGQTAFSLGLWVHPEDRQPFVEKVLKARAIYHYPVLFRRKNGEIFRAEVSANLMETNGELFLFSFTTDVEETLRTREALEQSELKFRKSFNISPFAIAITSLTTGRYAEVNEVFLLETGYKREEVVGKTAEELGIWVDYSQREGYLQKMMKEGYVKDFPINLRMKNGSEVHALVSSNIIELNGEPHLISITRNIEDYRQALSALREVELRYKTLFDLSPAGILLIDETGSILDANPSFCRLLAYQPQEIIGKKVWDALFPVADIHKEKVLKDIQEILKSGQPRQKEMVNYDHHGKPVYLRLFETVVDLENRGRIILSISLDFTREKEYRDTLARQTARLKEAQEIGRLGSWELVRKSKELNWSEGLYSILELPRSQKPNYDLFQARIHPDDLKEARYVLKESIKTGKPFKHIHRLLLDENRIKWVIERGKSFYDKKGNLVRIHGTVQDITRLKQTEDQLKELNELLEQKVKDRTQRLKKKQQDLSNLLNDMQQVQKKLEQSNRELQNLNHELEAFSYSVSHDLKAPVRAIQGFTTILKEDYYDLLDAEGQELIGDIVDETQRMAQIIDALLLLSRTGRKNLNYVEFNMEPLARSVFMEQQKHFGLKHARLEITELPVVFADYSLIKQLLSNLFSNALKYSSKRKQPVVEMGYEKNEKNGEVTLFIKDNGVGFSPDDTAKMFDAFIRLHSKTLFEGTGIGLAIAKRIVTRHGGKIWAESEPDQGAVFYFTLPSK, from the coding sequence ATGAGCAATGGAAAAAATACGCAAGCTGATTACCGTAATTTGTATGAAAAAGAAAAAGCAGCCAATGAGCGTCTGTTAAATCAGTTGTTCTATGAGAACAGAACGACGATGTTGTTGCTGACACCGGACGGGGACATTGTGGATGCTAACCGGTCGGCAGAAAAATTTTACGGTTTTCGGCGCGATATTTTAAAAACCAAGCGATTACAGGATATCGATGTTTTTTCTTCAGAAAAGGTGACAGAGGCTTTGCAGCAAGCGGTAAAACAACAGGAACATCATTTTTATACCCGTCATCAGCTTTCGAACGGACAGGTGCGGGATGTGGAACTTTACAGCGGGGTTTTAGACCGCGAAGATAAAAGGTTGCTTTTTGTAACCGTTTTTGATGTAACGGAGAAGGTGAAAGCCCAAAAAGAACTGAAAAGAAATCTGGAACGTTACCGCAAAGTTTTTGATGTCTCGCCGGATGTGGTGGCTATCAGCCGGCTAAGTGATGGTAGATATATCGAAGTAAACGATCGGTTTGAAGAAGTATCGGGTTATTCTCGTAAAGAAGTTATCGGACAAACGGCTTTTTCTTTGGGGCTATGGGTTCATCCTGAAGACCGCCAGCCTTTTGTGGAAAAAGTGTTGAAAGCGCGTGCTATTTATCATTATCCGGTTCTTTTTAGACGAAAAAACGGCGAAATTTTCAGAGCGGAAGTTTCGGCCAACCTTATGGAAACGAATGGCGAATTGTTTCTTTTTTCGTTTACTACCGATGTGGAAGAAACCCTTCGTACACGGGAAGCGCTTGAGCAGAGTGAACTGAAATTTAGGAAATCGTTTAATATTTCACCATTTGCCATTGCCATTACCAGTCTTACTACCGGCCGGTATGCCGAGGTGAATGAAGTTTTTTTGTTGGAAACCGGCTACAAAAGAGAAGAAGTAGTGGGAAAAACGGCCGAAGAACTGGGAATCTGGGTAGATTACAGCCAGCGCGAGGGGTATCTGCAGAAGATGATGAAGGAGGGGTATGTAAAAGATTTTCCCATTAATTTACGGATGAAAAACGGCAGCGAAGTGCATGCGCTGGTTTCGTCCAACATTATTGAGCTTAACGGAGAGCCTCATTTGATATCCATTACGCGGAACATTGAAGATTACCGACAGGCATTAAGTGCTTTACGGGAAGTGGAATTACGTTATAAAACTCTTTTTGATCTTTCTCCGGCTGGTATTCTGCTAATTGACGAAACCGGTTCTATTTTGGATGCCAATCCTTCTTTTTGTCGTCTGTTGGCTTATCAGCCCCAGGAAATTATCGGGAAAAAGGTTTGGGATGCTTTGTTCCCGGTGGCCGATATTCACAAGGAAAAGGTGCTGAAAGATATTCAGGAAATTTTAAAAAGTGGACAGCCGCGGCAAAAAGAAATGGTGAATTATGACCATCATGGAAAGCCGGTGTATCTTCGCCTTTTTGAAACTGTGGTTGATCTGGAAAACCGGGGAAGGATCATCCTTTCTATTTCGCTCGATTTTACCCGGGAAAAAGAATACCGGGATACGTTAGCCCGGCAAACGGCCCGTTTAAAAGAAGCACAGGAAATCGGGCGTCTGGGGAGTTGGGAACTTGTCCGGAAAAGCAAAGAATTAAATTGGTCTGAAGGGCTTTATTCTATTTTGGAACTGCCCCGGTCACAAAAACCGAATTACGACCTGTTTCAGGCTCGTATCCATCCCGATGATCTGAAAGAAGCCCGTTATGTTTTGAAAGAATCCATCAAAACGGGGAAGCCATTTAAACATATTCACCGTTTGTTGCTTGATGAAAACCGGATCAAATGGGTTATTGAAAGGGGAAAGAGCTTTTATGATAAAAAAGGAAATCTGGTCAGGATACACGGAACGGTACAAGACATTACCCGGCTGAAACAAACCGAAGATCAGCTGAAAGAACTCAACGAGCTGCTGGAGCAAAAAGTAAAAGACCGTACCCAGAGGCTAAAGAAAAAACAACAGGACTTGTCGAACTTGTTGAATGATATGCAGCAGGTACAGAAAAAACTGGAACAGTCGAACCGCGAATTACAAAACCTGAATCATGAGCTGGAAGCTTTTTCCTATTCGGTGTCGCATGATTTAAAAGCACCGGTTCGGGCTATACAGGGTTTTACTACTATCTTGAAAGAAGATTATTACGATTTGCTTGATGCTGAAGGGCAGGAGCTTATCGGCGATATCGTGGATGAAACGCAGCGGATGGCGCAAATTATTGATGCGTTGCTGTTGCTTTCGCGAACCGGCCGTAAGAACCTGAATTATGTGGAGTTTAATATGGAACCGCTGGCCCGTTCGGTATTTATGGAACAACAAAAACATTTCGGACTGAAACATGCCCGGCTTGAAATTACAGAACTTCCGGTTGTTTTTGCCGATTATAGCCTGATAAAACAACTTTTAAGCAACTTGTTTTCTAATGCGTTAAAATATTCTTCCAAACGAAAACAACCCGTTGTGGAAATGGGGTACGAAAAGAATGAAAAAAACGGGGAGGTTACTCTTTTTATAAAAGATAATGGTGTCGGATTTAGTCCGGATGATACGGCCAAAATGTTCGACGCTTTTATCCGATTGCACTCCAAAACACTTTTTGAAGGAACCGGTATCGGACTGGCTATCGCCAAGCGGATTGTTACCCGGCATGGCGGAAAAATATGGGCTGAAAGCGAACCGGATCAGGGAGCTGTTTTTTATTTTACCCTTCCTTCAAAATAG
- a CDS encoding aldolase/citrate lyase family protein, which yields MNKTGTSGNKGPGVRSDVWVAVTPKSKGGIKIHLKSKVKTLFGRQIQALTEKVLQFFELENAVVDIEDSGAVDFVLAARLEAAIKEVTDTDKEFLFPLLEENKTETAKDAFRFSRLYLPGNSPKLMLNAGIHKPNGLILDLEDAVAPAKKTEARYLVRNALRSLHFYGAERMVRINQGERGLEDLSFVVPHFVNLVLIPKCEDATDVLRVAARTRELLLLHNMEHPVWFMPIIESAKGVMNAYSIASADKQVAALAIGLEDYTADIGTRRTQEGTESFFARSMVVNAARAAGIQPIDSVFSDVSDMEALAENVKRSKALGFDGMGCIHPRQIKVIHENFAPDEAEIEKAKKIYLAFREAEKKGLGVVSLGSKMIDPPVVKRALTTITLAVNTGKLEKDWEKNN from the coding sequence ATGAATAAAACGGGAACATCCGGAAATAAAGGCCCGGGAGTCCGTTCGGACGTATGGGTGGCCGTAACGCCGAAATCAAAAGGCGGAATTAAAATTCACTTAAAAAGCAAAGTAAAAACTTTGTTCGGGAGACAAATCCAGGCTTTGACCGAAAAAGTCCTTCAATTTTTTGAACTGGAAAATGCGGTGGTGGATATCGAAGACAGCGGAGCGGTCGATTTTGTTTTGGCAGCACGGCTGGAAGCAGCCATAAAAGAGGTGACAGATACCGATAAGGAGTTTCTTTTCCCCCTTTTGGAAGAAAATAAAACGGAAACAGCCAAAGATGCTTTTCGTTTTTCCCGTCTTTATCTGCCGGGGAATTCGCCCAAACTCATGCTGAATGCCGGCATCCACAAACCCAATGGTTTAATTCTGGATTTGGAAGATGCGGTAGCTCCGGCCAAAAAGACGGAAGCCCGGTATCTGGTTCGCAACGCCCTGCGCAGCCTTCATTTTTACGGCGCCGAACGCATGGTGCGCATCAACCAGGGAGAACGGGGACTTGAAGATCTCTCTTTTGTTGTTCCGCATTTCGTCAATTTAGTGTTAATTCCCAAATGTGAAGATGCCACCGATGTTTTACGGGTAGCCGCCCGTACACGGGAGCTGTTGCTGTTGCACAACATGGAACATCCGGTATGGTTCATGCCGATCATCGAAAGTGCCAAAGGGGTCATGAATGCCTATTCGATTGCTTCGGCGGATAAACAAGTTGCCGCTTTAGCCATTGGACTTGAAGATTATACCGCCGATATCGGAACCCGGCGCACCCAGGAAGGGACCGAATCGTTTTTTGCCCGTTCCATGGTGGTGAATGCGGCCCGTGCAGCCGGTATCCAACCTATTGATTCCGTTTTCTCTGATGTATCGGATATGGAAGCACTAGCCGAAAATGTTAAACGTTCCAAAGCTTTGGGATTCGACGGGATGGGATGTATCCACCCCAGACAAATAAAAGTTATCCACGAAAACTTCGCTCCCGACGAAGCAGAAATTGAAAAAGCAAAAAAAATCTATCTCGCTTTTCGCGAAGCAGAAAAAAAAGGATTGGGAGTTGTTTCTCTCGGCTCGAAAATGATTGACCCACCAGTGGTGAAGAGAGCTTTAACGACGATTACACTGGCCGTCAATACCGGAAAACTGGAGAAAGATTGGGAGAAAAATAATTAA
- a CDS encoding four helix bundle protein, producing MMKLEELNVYNLAMEMGDEIWNIVNQWTIFQKDTVGKQLVRAIDSVAANLSEGFGRYHYRETVHFGYYSRGSLYESKTWIQKGFQRKLIDETDYRHFMEEIDHMGKMLNNYIKSIGKSPSGN from the coding sequence ATGATGAAACTCGAAGAACTTAATGTTTACAATTTGGCCATGGAAATGGGAGATGAAATTTGGAATATTGTTAATCAATGGACTATATTTCAGAAGGATACAGTAGGAAAACAGTTAGTACGGGCTATTGATTCGGTTGCTGCAAATTTAAGCGAAGGTTTCGGGAGATATCATTACAGAGAAACTGTTCATTTTGGATATTATTCCCGTGGTTCTTTGTATGAAAGCAAAACATGGATACAAAAAGGATTTCAACGGAAATTAATTGATGAAACCGACTATCGCCATTTTATGGAGGAGATCGATCACATGGGTAAAATGTTAAACAATTACATCAAATCCATTGGAAAAAGTCCTTCCGGAAACTAA
- the citF gene encoding citrate lyase subunit alpha yields the protein MKKYDKIVKNAAGREVPTLINGEKHIPFQGVGKYKPKGRKYAPRIASCADYPEDGNKLVANLKEALIKAGLRDGMTISTHHHFRNGDLIANQIFDIAHELGIKNLRWFPSASFPCHEHLIPYLEDGTIHHIEGSMNGALGKFCSEGKMAGLGILRSHGGRYQAVQDGEVQIDIAVIAAPTADPFGNANGVNGPAACGLLGFALADSQYADKVIVVTDNLVPFPAIPWQIHGNYVDYVVEVDQVGIPEKIISGTTKITKSPDRLLIAEMTARFCEATGLIYDGFSYQAGAGGTALSIGNYFGEILRKNNWKARFIRAGSNKYPVEMLEEGLVEYILDGQTFDLEGVRSMRENPNHVWTSPFTSYNYHGKGNFASMVDVVVLGATEVDINFNANVVTHSDGYLLHGIGGWQNALFGKTTILPIPLFRDRIPVIRDEVTTLCAPGEMIDVIVTERGIAINPLREDLIEKAKNSGLPIKTIEQLKEEAEAICGVPDKPKLSDEIVAVIKWVDGTVLDAVRKVITE from the coding sequence ATGAAAAAATACGATAAAATAGTTAAAAATGCCGCAGGACGCGAAGTTCCTACCCTCATCAACGGCGAAAAACACATCCCCTTTCAGGGGGTGGGAAAATACAAACCCAAAGGGCGAAAATATGCTCCTCGCATAGCCAGTTGTGCCGATTATCCGGAAGACGGCAATAAATTGGTTGCCAACCTGAAAGAAGCTTTAATCAAAGCCGGTTTACGCGACGGCATGACCATTTCTACGCATCATCATTTTCGCAATGGCGATTTAATTGCCAACCAGATCTTTGATATTGCCCACGAACTGGGAATAAAAAATCTGCGCTGGTTTCCTTCGGCCAGTTTTCCCTGTCACGAGCATTTGATCCCGTATCTCGAAGATGGCACCATCCATCATATTGAGGGCAGCATGAACGGGGCGCTGGGAAAATTCTGTTCGGAAGGCAAAATGGCCGGATTAGGGATTCTGCGCTCACACGGCGGTCGTTATCAGGCTGTTCAGGATGGAGAAGTACAAATTGACATTGCTGTAATTGCTGCACCTACCGCCGATCCGTTTGGGAATGCAAACGGAGTAAATGGTCCGGCAGCCTGCGGATTACTGGGTTTTGCCCTGGCCGATTCGCAATATGCCGATAAAGTGATTGTCGTCACCGATAATCTGGTTCCTTTCCCGGCTATTCCGTGGCAAATACACGGAAATTATGTGGATTATGTGGTAGAAGTTGATCAGGTAGGTATTCCTGAGAAAATCATTTCCGGTACTACCAAAATCACAAAAAGTCCTGACCGGTTGCTTATTGCCGAGATGACCGCCCGGTTTTGTGAAGCCACCGGATTGATTTATGACGGTTTTTCCTATCAGGCCGGTGCTGGCGGAACCGCTCTTTCTATCGGGAACTATTTTGGCGAAATCCTGCGTAAAAATAACTGGAAAGCACGCTTTATCCGCGCCGGCAGTAATAAATACCCGGTAGAAATGCTGGAAGAAGGATTGGTAGAATATATTCTGGACGGACAAACTTTCGATCTGGAAGGCGTTCGTTCCATGCGCGAAAATCCGAACCATGTCTGGACCTCTCCTTTCACTTCTTATAATTATCATGGCAAAGGAAATTTTGCATCTATGGTAGATGTAGTGGTTCTCGGTGCCACGGAGGTGGATATAAACTTTAATGCCAATGTGGTTACACATTCTGATGGTTATCTCTTACACGGCATCGGCGGCTGGCAAAACGCCCTTTTCGGGAAAACCACCATTTTGCCCATTCCGTTGTTCCGCGACCGCATTCCGGTGATTCGCGATGAGGTAACTACCCTGTGTGCACCGGGCGAAATGATTGATGTAATTGTTACCGAACGCGGGATTGCCATTAATCCGCTCCGTGAAGATCTCATTGAAAAAGCCAAAAACAGCGGTTTGCCGATAAAAACCATCGAACAATTGAAAGAAGAAGCCGAAGCCATTTGCGGCGTACCGGACAAACCGAAACTTAGCGATGAAATTGTAGCCGTGATCAAATGGGTGGATGGTACGGTTCTCGACGCCGTACGAAAAGTCATTACAGAATAA